CAGTTGGTGGCGGTGCTGCCCGAGTCCACCCGCAAGCTGTGGAACCGCATGCAGGAGCTCGGCTACACGCGCCAGGAGTTCGCCAGCAAGGTGGACATCAGCCGCACCTACATGTATGAAATCCTGCGCGGCGACGTGCCGTTCCCGCGCAACCCCGAGGTCATCGAGAAGATCGCCTTCGCGCTCGAGCTGCCGCCCGAGACCTTCGGCGAGTACCTCGCCCCGGTGGTGGACTGGGCCGAGCGCAATCCGCAGGCCATCGAGCACGTCTTCCTCAACATGCTGGTGAGCAAGATGATGGTCGATCGCGGCTACATCCGGCGCGACGACACCACGGCCTACCTGCTGTCGGACGAGCTGCTGGCCATCTTCCCCGAGGAGGATCGCTACGATCCGCTCGTCAAGAAGATCCTGCAAGCCATGGGCAAGCGCAAGCAGGACATCCGCCGCCTGGCCGCCGAGGCCGACATCGACGAGCGCGATCTCCGGCTCCTGCTCATGGGCCAGGTCTCGCCCGACGATCTGCCCGAGATGCTCAAGGCCATCAAGCAGGTCTTGAAGGTCCGGTGAGGCCGGCAGGCATCCGGTATTAACCGCAACTGGGCTATCCATTTAACTGGAGTCGGCGTAGGATGCCGAGGTGGATCACCCTCGCGCTGGAACCCACTACCCGAGGTCTGTGGGCGAATTCCAGGCTTGGTTCCGGACTGATGCGGACTGCCTGGA
This genomic window from Candidatus Tanganyikabacteria bacterium contains:
- a CDS encoding helix-turn-helix transcriptional regulator — encoded protein: MPLSRARTLTRLPIRSSADLPSSVRPRSPSIDILKRSLEIAGVTRKQFVMSTGLSYEYVSRIFNAKVKFPTVRETLEKFAEVAEIDPMMFPEYQQLVAVLPESTRKLWNRMQELGYTRQEFASKVDISRTYMYEILRGDVPFPRNPEVIEKIAFALELPPETFGEYLAPVVDWAERNPQAIEHVFLNMLVSKMMVDRGYIRRDDTTAYLLSDELLAIFPEEDRYDPLVKKILQAMGKRKQDIRRLAAEADIDERDLRLLLMGQVSPDDLPEMLKAIKQVLKVR